A DNA window from Leopardus geoffroyi isolate Oge1 chromosome A1, O.geoffroyi_Oge1_pat1.0, whole genome shotgun sequence contains the following coding sequences:
- the LOC123579332 gene encoding uncharacterized protein LOC123579332 — protein MLFGGHKHSRHRPDRERVHLSVPPHDPGRDLALSTYRGNCFNGNGSCVNCMLLHTIEHTIEPLNQGCKRALQTRRPPPPGRLAHGRGHGQTHRQIQAQTDARRNGHRDMDRLTDTHEQTQAYCHVSPGSSGRGFPSPLSSRRALGRVRGPSGKAWSHGLGRVSCGGGVSQMAVCLVAHVESRTLVRGKWHRARKAFLMGFVFSWPETGCACRWPRHQGSEAVSSPLLALGVPGHPPSAASVSSGGHTCGTERLGPFLQGTASHAQPRPALMGTSPRGDRALLSGGGVCILTRRTWCGSWRQNREDVESVLAQPSSTRENDR, from the exons ATGCTGTTTGGAGGCCATAAGCACAGCAGACACAGACCCGACCGGGAGCGCGTGCACCTGAGCGTGCCTCCGCATGACCCTGGACGTGACCTTGCTCTGTCCACGTATCGTGGAAATTGTTTTAATGGAAATGGTTCCTGCGTCAATTGTATGCTCTTACATACAATTGAACATACAATTGAACCTCTGAACCAAGGCTGCAAGAGGGCCCTTCAGACTAGACGCCCTCCACCTCCTGGGAGGCTCGCACACGGACGTGGACatggacagacacacagacagataCAGGCACAGACAGACGCACGTAGAAACGGACACAGAGACATGGACAGACTGACGGACACACACGAACAGACACAGGCCTACTGCCATGTCTCCCCAGGCTCCTCTGGTCGTGGTTTCCCGTCCCCGTTGTCCTCAAGGAGGGCTCTGGGACGTGTGCGAGGTCCCTCCGGGAAGGCCTGGAGCCACGGGCTCGGGAG AGTCTCTTGTGGTGGTGGCGTTTCCCAGATGGCGGTGTGTCTTGTGGCTCACGTTGAAAGCCGGACGCTTGTGCGGGGTAAGTGGCACCGAGCGAGGAAGGCCTTTCTGATGGGCTTTGTGTTCTCTTGGCCAGAGACAGGCTGCGCTTGCCGGTGGCCTCGGCACCAGGGCTCAGAGGCCGTGTCGTCTCCCCTTCTGGCTCTGGGCGTCCCTGGACACCCTCCCTCGGCAGCATCTGTGTCTTCAGGCGGCCACACGTGCGGGACGGAGCGTCTGGGACCTTTCCTCCAGGGCACAGCGTCCCACGCTCAGCCCAGGCCTGCCCTGATGGGGACCAGTCCCCGTGGGGACCGAGCCCTCCTCTCGGGTGGAGGTGTCTGCATCCTCACCAGGAGAACCTGGTGTGGTTCCTGGAGGCAAAACCGTGAAGATGTGGAGTCTGTCCTTGCTCAGCCTTCGTCAACTCGTGAAAATGACCGTTAG